A window of Anaerohalosphaeraceae bacterium contains these coding sequences:
- a CDS encoding sigma 54-interacting transcriptional regulator, whose amino-acid sequence MEKLGKEVQLLAEVSRAIADSLNLEETLGSILSTLESHLKLERGQIMLLDPDTETIAIKVAHGIPDESKQVTYKVGEGITGLVVQRGIREIVPDISKDPRFLAKTGRRPKPKRGRIAFFCVPIKLEGKTIGAISADRKVLPGENLEFYVNLLEVLSTMVAQAVKLNRLVVSDRLKLEDENARLRSELKKKFSIHNMIGTSNAMQEVYRLIEQVANSNATVLIRGESGTGKDLVAHAIHYNSMRADKPFIKVNCTALPELLLESELFGHEKGAFTGATQRKLGRFELASGGTIFLDEIGDFSLNLQVKLLRVIQFREFERVGGTETIRTNVRIVVATHKNLEEGIKNGLFREDLYYRINVFPIFMPPLRDRKDDIMLLADYFLEKYARENGKKINRISTPAIEMLTSYHWPGNVRELENCIERAVLVCNEDVIRSDHLPPSLQMVQKTPSRDGLTLPERVANLEKEMIVDALKKTGGKQRQAAKELGITERMLGYKMRKYHLLGK is encoded by the coding sequence GCCATCTGAAGCTGGAACGCGGACAGATTATGCTTCTGGACCCGGATACCGAGACGATTGCCATAAAAGTAGCCCACGGCATTCCGGATGAGTCCAAACAGGTTACTTACAAAGTCGGAGAGGGAATCACGGGCCTGGTCGTCCAGCGGGGCATCCGGGAGATTGTCCCGGACATCAGCAAAGACCCCCGTTTTTTGGCCAAGACCGGACGGCGTCCCAAACCCAAACGGGGACGAATTGCCTTCTTTTGTGTGCCGATTAAGCTGGAGGGCAAGACCATCGGCGCCATCAGCGCCGACAGGAAAGTTCTGCCGGGGGAGAATCTGGAATTCTATGTCAATTTGCTGGAAGTTCTTTCAACGATGGTGGCTCAGGCGGTCAAGCTGAACCGACTGGTTGTTTCCGACCGGCTGAAACTGGAGGATGAAAACGCCCGTCTGCGCAGCGAGCTGAAGAAAAAATTCAGCATTCACAATATGATCGGCACCAGCAATGCGATGCAGGAGGTGTATCGGCTCATTGAGCAGGTGGCCAACAGCAATGCAACGGTGCTGATTCGCGGCGAAAGCGGCACCGGCAAGGACCTGGTCGCCCATGCCATTCATTACAACAGCATGCGGGCGGACAAACCCTTCATCAAGGTCAACTGTACGGCGCTGCCGGAACTGCTTCTGGAAAGCGAGCTGTTCGGCCATGAAAAAGGCGCGTTCACCGGGGCAACCCAGCGGAAACTCGGCCGATTTGAGCTGGCCTCCGGCGGGACTATCTTTTTGGATGAGATCGGCGATTTTTCTCTGAATCTTCAGGTCAAGCTGCTGCGGGTGATTCAATTCCGTGAATTTGAACGTGTCGGCGGCACCGAAACTATTCGAACCAACGTCCGGATTGTGGTGGCTACGCATAAGAATCTGGAAGAGGGCATCAAGAACGGCCTGTTCCGGGAGGATTTGTATTACCGCATCAATGTCTTTCCGATTTTCATGCCGCCGCTGCGGGACCGCAAGGACGATATTATGCTGCTGGCAGATTATTTTCTCGAGAAATATGCCCGTGAAAACGGCAAAAAGATCAACCGCATCTCCACACCGGCGATTGAAATGCTCACCAGTTATCACTGGCCCGGCAATGTCCGCGAACTGGAAAACTGCATCGAGCGGGCGGTGCTGGTCTGCAATGAAGATGTCATCCGCTCCGACCATCTGCCGCCTTCCCTTCAGATGGTTCAGAAAACTCCGAGCCGCGACGGGCTGACTTTGCCGGAGCGTGTGGCCAATCTCGAAAAAGAAATGATTGTAGATGCCCTCAAGAAAACCGGCGGCAAGCAGAGGCAGGCGGCCAAAGAGCTGGGCATTACCGAACGAATGCTCGGCTACAAGATGCGCAAATACCATCTGCTCGGAAAATAA